Proteins from a genomic interval of Pogoniulus pusillus isolate bPogPus1 chromosome 30, bPogPus1.pri, whole genome shotgun sequence:
- the CUX2 gene encoding homeobox protein cut-like 2 isoform X3, which yields MAHPAEQTLANDGVMLTEGRRTAQNAPAYLGTNSHCLCPNWPALVALGPPWIWGPLAHGTGAIRVAGATHWLGKVMIPHASSPTLGTGDGKCEEQGMFLWDRGVPQQHPAAWEGTWSGLKQGVESGSPKVGSRSLGKWERVSVGIVAALFHIPCPADPAPVLEAARSLEDRLQQLQRLEPEPPPLKDLNRPWKKHPELLITKERRDRTSPAAGLAAAAEPPVSSTDSKAPCTETLLQRNEAEKQKGLQEAQVTLAARLGEAEEKIKVLHAALKATQTELLELRCKYDEEAASKADEVAMIMTNLEKANQRAEAAQREVESLREQLAAVNSSLRLACCSPTGTAGDKVNYSMCSGSRLEAALAAKDREILRLLKDVQHLQSSLQELEESSANQIAELEGQLAAKNEAIEKLEEKLQAQADYEEIKTELSILKAMKVASASCSLPQSISKAEEALLLGKEAFYPSQKYLLEKPNLLANTEEDHSEDESGKDSLGMEQPYPSPQHASADEPTSPTPLPPLPGPGLAPDGPRTFSMSPFPGGERLSGDPKTPHLPPPTYKSESAGGTPSFPSTFFGAKSSTVPPSTTPTTSAASPPGEPSESSAGSSAEEEQLDTAEIAFQVKEQLLKHNIGQRVFGHYVLGLSQGSVSEILARPKPWRKLTVKGKEPFIKMKQFLSDEQNVLALRTIQVRQRGSITPRIRTPETGSDDAIKSILEQAKKEIESQKGGEPKTPSASQAVANGTGGSSSEDAIKNILEQARREMQAQQQALLEMESGGSGHPGDTSPAERSTLATVNQNIVSTYVKQEEGSGASPSPQQTPLAVLSPAAFVQSIIRKVKSEIGDAGSYFDQHWASERSLLSRPYTSVSPSLSSSSSSYSSMANGRGWPRGEPGESGTNEDELPPADDEPHRLSEMKTEGAGMEPAAGGRLSYYPAYVPRTLKPTVPPLTPEQYEMYMYREVDTLELTRQVKEKLAKNGICQRIFGEKVLGLSQGSVSDMLSRPKPWSKLTQKGREPFIRMQLWLTDQLGQGISQQPTASQASPAEPQPSPSPPPSPTEHEKGCQEPLTLALESSKENQQPESRSTPVLGGKTYSNNQGPMGIQEIVAMSPELDTYSITKKVKEVLTDNNLGQRLFGESILGLTQGSVSDLLSRPKPWHKLSLKGREPFVRMQLWLNDPHNVEKLRDMKKLEKKAYLKRRYGLMNAGSDSESPSARSECASPSLQPQDLSLLQIKKPRVVLAPEEKEALKKAYQLEPYPSQQTIELLSFQLNLKTNTVINWFHNYRSRMRREMLVEGSQDNDTDPEQSGGVATAGRRPPNSPDSDAEDRKPVFGGSEHPCSTTTPMKVKEEQGQAGGWGHRRDSHSPAGAAEGTGPPQEEHGSAPHATSPSAGSLPRRGGRAGAATGATAPPHTHPDSSQSSSGSSRCSLEVSPTSPSAASSPGLTGSASPGPSSAGPVSPALPPAPGPRLNTSVQRRHEKMANLNNIIHRLERAANREEALEWEF from the exons ATGGCACaccctgctgagcagacactagCTAATGATGGTGTAATGCTGACAGAGGGAAGACGGACGGCTCAGAATGCACCTGCTTACCTCGGCACAAACAGCCATTGTCTGTGCCCAAACTGGCCAGCGCTGGTGGCACTGGGGCCACCGTGGATTTGGGGGCCGCTGGCTCATGGTACTGGAGCCATCAGAGTTGCAGGAGCCACCCACTGGCTTGGAAAGGTGATGATCCCCCATGCATCCTCACCAACACTTGGGACTGGTGATGGAAAGTGTGAGGAACAGGGAATGTTCCTGTGGGATCGAGGtgtcccacagcagcacccagcagcatgggAGGGCACTTGGTCTGGTTTGAAGCAAGGTGTGGAGAGTGGCTCTCCtaaggtgggcagcaggtcccTAGGAAAGTGGGAGAGGGTCAGTGTTGGCATCGTTGCAGCTCTGTTCCACATCCCATGTCCTGCAgaccctgctcctgtgctggaggctgcccGGAGCCTGGAGGACcggttgcagcagctccagcgcCTCGAGCCCGAGCCACCCCCACTGAAGGACCTCAACCGCCCCTGGAAGAAGCACCCGGAGCTGCTCATCACCAAAG AGCGCAGAGACAGGACATCACCGGCAGCtgggcttgcagcagcagctgagcccccagtctccagcactGACAGCAAAGCACCGTGCACAGAAACCTTGCTGCAGAGAAATGAGGCAGAAAAGCAAAA ggggctgcaggaagcacaGGTCACTTTGGCTGCTCGTCttggggaggcagaggagaagatCAAAGTACTTCACGCAG CATTGAAGGCCACCCAGACAGAGCTTCTAGAGCTGCGGTGTAAATACGATGAGGAAGCTGCATCCAA GGCAGATGAAGTAGCCATGATCATGACAAACCTTGAAAAAGCCAACCAG cgagcagaggcagcacagagggaAGTGGAGAGCTTGCgtgagcagctggcagctgtcaatAGCTCCCTGCGCCTGGCCTGCTGCTCCCCAACAGGCACTGCTGGG GACAAAGTGAACTATTCCATGTGCTCAGGGTCGAGGCTGGAGGCGGCGCTGGCTGCCAAGGACCGGGAGATCCTGCGGCTCTTGAAGGatgtccagcacctccagagctcactgCAGGAACTGGAAGAGTCCTCTGCCAACCAGATCGCCGAGCTGGAGGGGCAGCTGGCCGCCAAGAATGAAGCCATCGAG aagctggaggagaagctgcaggcacaggcagactACGAGGAGATCAAAACAGAGCTGAG CATCCTGAAGGCGATGAAGGtggcctctgccagctgcagccttccccag AGCATATCAAAGGCGGAGGAGGCCCTGCTCCTAGGGAAGGAGGCTTTCTACCCCTCCCAGAAGTACCTGCTGGAGAAGCCCAACCTCCTGGCTAACACTG AGGAGGATCACTCCGAAGATGAGTCGGGAAAGGATTCCTTGGGCATGGAACAGCCGTACCCATCCCCCCAGCACGCCTCAGCAGATGAACCCAcctctcccactccccttccaCCTCTACCTGGCCCTGGCTTGGCCCCTGATGGCCCCCGGACTTTCTCGATGTCCCCCTTCCCAGGGGGCGAGCGACTTTCAGGGGACCCCAAGACTCCCCACCTCCCACCGCCCACCTACAAGAGCGAGAGTGCTGGGGGGACACCGTCCTTTCCCTCCACCTTCTTTGGGGCCAAAAGCAGCACTgtgccccccagcaccacaccaaCTACCAGTGCAGCCAGCCCACCCGGTGAGCCGTCcgagagcagtgctggcagctctgccgaGGAGGAGCAACTGGACACAGCCGAAATCGCCTTCCAGgtgaaggagcagctgctgaagcacaACATCGGGCAGAGGGTGTTCGGGCACTATGTGCTGGGGTTGTCACAGGGCTCTGTCAGTGAGATCCTGGCGCGGCCCAAGCCCTGGCGCAAGCTGACGGTGAAGGGCAAGGAGCCGTTCATCAAGATGAAGCAGTTCCTCTCCGACGAGCAGAATGTGCTGGCCCTGAGAACTATCCAGGTGCGCCAGAGAG GTAGCATCACACCACGGATCAGGACGCCCGAGACTGGCTCTGATGACGCCATCAAAagcatcctggagcaggcaaagAAGGAGATCGAGTCACAGAAGGGAG GGGAACCCAAAACTCCATCAGCATCACAGGCAGTGGCCAACGGGAcaggtggcagcagctcagaggaCGCCATCAAGAACATCCTGGAGCAGGCACGGCGGGAgatgcaggcacagcagcaggcgcTGCTGGAGATGGAGTCGGGGGGCAGTGGGCACCCTGGGGACACGTCACCAGCTGAACGCTCCACACTGGCCACTGTCAACCAGAATATTGTCTCCACCTATGTCAAGCAAGAGGAGGGGAGCggggccagccccagcccccagcagacaCCTCTGGCTGTCCTCTCACCTGCTGCCTTCGTCCAGAGCATCATCCGGAAGGTGAAGTCAGAGATTGGTGATGCTGGCTCCTACTTTGACCAGCACTGGGCATCCGAGCGGAGCCTGCTCAGCCGACCCTACACTTCTGTCTCACCAtcgctctcctcctcctcctcgagCTACTCCAGCATGGCCAATGGTCGGGGATGGCCACGGGGAGAGCCTGGTGAGAGTGGTACCAACGAGGATGAGCTGCCACCAGCAGATGATGAGCCCCACCGGCTGTCGGAGATGAagacagagggagctggcatgGAACCAGCGGCTGGTGGTCGTCTCTCCTACTACCCTGCCTATGTGCCACGGACCCTGAAGCCCACCGTGCCACCACTCACACCAGAGCAGTATGAGATGTACATGTACAGGGAGGTGGACACTTTGGAGCTGACTCGGCAGGTCAAGGAGAAGTTGGCCAAGAATGGCATCTGCCAGAGGATCTTTGGAGAGAAG GTGCTGGGGCTGTCCCAGGGCAGCGTGAGTGACATGCTATCGCGACCCAAGCCATGGAGCAAGCTGACACAGAAGGGTCGGGAGCCCTTCATCCGCATGCAGCTCTGGTTGACTGACCAGCTGGGCCAGGGCATCAGCCAGCAGCCGACAGCCTCACAGG CCAGCCCGGCGGAGCCCCAGCCATCCCCCTCGCCGCCCCCCAGCCCCACTGAGCACGAGAAGGGTTGCCAGGAGCCACTCACCCTGGCCTTGGAGAGCAGCAAAGAAAACCAGCAGCCTGAGAGCCGGTCAACACCTGTCCTGGGTGGGAAGACATACTCCAACAACCAGGGACCCATGGGCATCCAGGAGATTGTTGCCATGTCTCCTGAGCTGGACACCTACTCCATCACCAAGAAGGTCAAGGAGGTCTTGACGGACAACAATTTAG gccagCGGCTGTTTGGGGAGAGCATCCTGGGCCTGACACAGGGCTCGGTGTCCGATCTCCTCTCCAGGCCCAAGCCGTGGCACAAGCTGAGCCTGAAGGGGAGGGAGCCCTTCGTCCGCATGCAGCTCTGGCTCAATGACCCGCACAATGTGGAGAAGCTGCGTGACATgaagaagctggagaagaaag cctacCTGAAACGCCGCTACGGGCTGATGAACGCTGGCTCAGACAGTGAGTCCCCCAGTGCCCGCTCCGagtgtgccagccccagcctgcagccgcaggacctcagcctcctccagatcaAGAAGCCACGGGTGGTGCTAGCCCCAGAGGAGAAGGAAGCCCTGAAGAAAGCCTACCAGCTAGAGCCCTACCCCTCCCAGCAGACCATCGAGCTGCTCTCCTTCCAGCTCAACCTCAAGACCAACACTGTCATCAACTGGTTCCACAACTACAG GTCACGGATGCGCCGGGAGATGCTGGTGGAGGGTTCTCAGGACAACGACACAGACCCAGAGCAGAGTGGTGGGGTCGCCACTGCTGGGCGCCGGCCCCCCAACAGCCCTGATTCAGATGCTGAGGACCGTAAACCCGTCTTTGGGGGGAGCGAGCACCcctgctccaccaccacccccatgaaggtgaaggaggagcaggggcaAGCTGGCGGCTGGGGCCACCGACGGGACTcacacagcccagctggggcagctgaggggacaGGACCTCCCCAGGAGGAGCATGGGTCTGCTCCCCATGCCACCTCCCCCAGTGCTGGTAGCCTCCCGCGGCGAGGAGGCCGTGCTGGTGCTGCCACCGGAGCAACCGCACCCCCCCACACGCACCCTGACAGCTCCCAGTCCTCATCAGGATCATCCCGTTGCAGCTTGGAGGTTTCCCCAACGTCACCCTCGGCCGCATCCTCGCCTGGCCTCACCGGCTCAGCCTCACCGGGGCCATCCTCTGCTGGGCCAGTttcaccagcactgccaccagctCCCGGCCCCCGGCTCAACACCAGCGTCCAGCGGCGCCACGAGAAGATGGCCAACCTCAACAACATCATCCATCGCTTGGAGCGGGCTGCCAACCGCGAGGAAGCCCTCGAATGGGAGTTCTGA
- the CUX2 gene encoding homeobox protein cut-like 2 isoform X2 — translation MAHPAEQTLANDGVMLTEGRRTAQNAPAYLGTNSHCLCPNWPALVALGPPWIWGPLAHGTGAIRVAGATHWLGKVMIPHASSPTLGTGDGKCEEQGMFLWDRGVPQQHPAAWEGTWSGLKQGVESGSPKVGSRSLGKWERVSVGIVAALFHIPCPADPAPVLEAARSLEDRLQQLQRLEPEPPPLKDLNRPWKKHPELLITKERRDRTSPAAGLAAAAEPPVSSTDSKAPCTETLLQRNEAEKQKGLQEAQVTLAARLGEAEEKIKVLHAALKATQTELLELRCKYDEEAASKADEVAMIMTNLEKANQRAEAAQREVESLREQLAAVNSSLRLACCSPTGTAGDKVNYSMCSGSRLEAALAAKDREILRLLKDVQHLQSSLQELEESSANQIAELEGQLAAKNEAIEKLEEKLQAQADYEEIKTELSILKAMKVASASCSLPQASATSISKAEEALLLGKEAFYPSQKYLLEKPNLLANTEEDHSEDESGKDSLGMEQPYPSPQHASADEPTSPTPLPPLPGPGLAPDGPRTFSMSPFPGGERLSGDPKTPHLPPPTYKSESAGGTPSFPSTFFGAKSSTVPPSTTPTTSAASPPGEPSESSAGSSAEEEQLDTAEIAFQVKEQLLKHNIGQRVFGHYVLGLSQGSVSEILARPKPWRKLTVKGKEPFIKMKQFLSDEQNVLALRTIQVRQRGSITPRIRTPETGSDDAIKSILEQAKKEIESQKGGEPKTPSASQAVANGTGGSSSEDAIKNILEQARREMQAQQQALLEMESGGSGHPGDTSPAERSTLATVNQNIVSTYVKQEEGSGASPSPQQTPLAVLSPAAFVQSIIRKVKSEIGDAGSYFDQHWASERSLLSRPYTSVSPSLSSSSSSYSSMANGRGWPRGEPGESGTNEDELPPADDEPHRLSEMKTEGAGMEPAAGGRLSYYPAYVPRTLKPTVPPLTPEQYEMYMYREVDTLELTRQVKEKLAKNGICQRIFGEKVLGLSQGSVSDMLSRPKPWSKLTQKGREPFIRMQLWLTDQLGQGISQQPTASQASPAEPQPSPSPPPSPTEHEKGCQEPLTLALESSKENQQPESRSTPVLGGKTYSNNQGPMGIQEIVAMSPELDTYSITKKVKEVLTDNNLGQRLFGESILGLTQGSVSDLLSRPKPWHKLSLKGREPFVRMQLWLNDPHNVEKLRDMKKLEKKAYLKRRYGLMNAGSDSESPSARSECASPSLQPQDLSLLQIKKPRVVLAPEEKEALKKAYQLEPYPSQQTIELLSFQLNLKTNTVINWFHNYRSRMRREMLVEGSQDNDTDPEQSGGVATAGRRPPNSPDSDAEDRKPVFGGSEHPCSTTTPMKVKEEQGQAGGWGHRRDSHSPAGAAEGTGPPQEEHGSAPHATSPSAGSLPRRGGRAGAATGATAPPHTHPDSSQSSSGSSRCSLEVSPTSPSAASSPGLTGSASPGPSSAGPVSPALPPAPGPRLNTSVQRRHEKMANLNNIIHRLERAANREEALEWEF, via the exons ATGGCACaccctgctgagcagacactagCTAATGATGGTGTAATGCTGACAGAGGGAAGACGGACGGCTCAGAATGCACCTGCTTACCTCGGCACAAACAGCCATTGTCTGTGCCCAAACTGGCCAGCGCTGGTGGCACTGGGGCCACCGTGGATTTGGGGGCCGCTGGCTCATGGTACTGGAGCCATCAGAGTTGCAGGAGCCACCCACTGGCTTGGAAAGGTGATGATCCCCCATGCATCCTCACCAACACTTGGGACTGGTGATGGAAAGTGTGAGGAACAGGGAATGTTCCTGTGGGATCGAGGtgtcccacagcagcacccagcagcatgggAGGGCACTTGGTCTGGTTTGAAGCAAGGTGTGGAGAGTGGCTCTCCtaaggtgggcagcaggtcccTAGGAAAGTGGGAGAGGGTCAGTGTTGGCATCGTTGCAGCTCTGTTCCACATCCCATGTCCTGCAgaccctgctcctgtgctggaggctgcccGGAGCCTGGAGGACcggttgcagcagctccagcgcCTCGAGCCCGAGCCACCCCCACTGAAGGACCTCAACCGCCCCTGGAAGAAGCACCCGGAGCTGCTCATCACCAAAG AGCGCAGAGACAGGACATCACCGGCAGCtgggcttgcagcagcagctgagcccccagtctccagcactGACAGCAAAGCACCGTGCACAGAAACCTTGCTGCAGAGAAATGAGGCAGAAAAGCAAAA ggggctgcaggaagcacaGGTCACTTTGGCTGCTCGTCttggggaggcagaggagaagatCAAAGTACTTCACGCAG CATTGAAGGCCACCCAGACAGAGCTTCTAGAGCTGCGGTGTAAATACGATGAGGAAGCTGCATCCAA GGCAGATGAAGTAGCCATGATCATGACAAACCTTGAAAAAGCCAACCAG cgagcagaggcagcacagagggaAGTGGAGAGCTTGCgtgagcagctggcagctgtcaatAGCTCCCTGCGCCTGGCCTGCTGCTCCCCAACAGGCACTGCTGGG GACAAAGTGAACTATTCCATGTGCTCAGGGTCGAGGCTGGAGGCGGCGCTGGCTGCCAAGGACCGGGAGATCCTGCGGCTCTTGAAGGatgtccagcacctccagagctcactgCAGGAACTGGAAGAGTCCTCTGCCAACCAGATCGCCGAGCTGGAGGGGCAGCTGGCCGCCAAGAATGAAGCCATCGAG aagctggaggagaagctgcaggcacaggcagactACGAGGAGATCAAAACAGAGCTGAG CATCCTGAAGGCGATGAAGGtggcctctgccagctgcagccttccccaggCAAGTGCCACG AGCATATCAAAGGCGGAGGAGGCCCTGCTCCTAGGGAAGGAGGCTTTCTACCCCTCCCAGAAGTACCTGCTGGAGAAGCCCAACCTCCTGGCTAACACTG AGGAGGATCACTCCGAAGATGAGTCGGGAAAGGATTCCTTGGGCATGGAACAGCCGTACCCATCCCCCCAGCACGCCTCAGCAGATGAACCCAcctctcccactccccttccaCCTCTACCTGGCCCTGGCTTGGCCCCTGATGGCCCCCGGACTTTCTCGATGTCCCCCTTCCCAGGGGGCGAGCGACTTTCAGGGGACCCCAAGACTCCCCACCTCCCACCGCCCACCTACAAGAGCGAGAGTGCTGGGGGGACACCGTCCTTTCCCTCCACCTTCTTTGGGGCCAAAAGCAGCACTgtgccccccagcaccacaccaaCTACCAGTGCAGCCAGCCCACCCGGTGAGCCGTCcgagagcagtgctggcagctctgccgaGGAGGAGCAACTGGACACAGCCGAAATCGCCTTCCAGgtgaaggagcagctgctgaagcacaACATCGGGCAGAGGGTGTTCGGGCACTATGTGCTGGGGTTGTCACAGGGCTCTGTCAGTGAGATCCTGGCGCGGCCCAAGCCCTGGCGCAAGCTGACGGTGAAGGGCAAGGAGCCGTTCATCAAGATGAAGCAGTTCCTCTCCGACGAGCAGAATGTGCTGGCCCTGAGAACTATCCAGGTGCGCCAGAGAG GTAGCATCACACCACGGATCAGGACGCCCGAGACTGGCTCTGATGACGCCATCAAAagcatcctggagcaggcaaagAAGGAGATCGAGTCACAGAAGGGAG GGGAACCCAAAACTCCATCAGCATCACAGGCAGTGGCCAACGGGAcaggtggcagcagctcagaggaCGCCATCAAGAACATCCTGGAGCAGGCACGGCGGGAgatgcaggcacagcagcaggcgcTGCTGGAGATGGAGTCGGGGGGCAGTGGGCACCCTGGGGACACGTCACCAGCTGAACGCTCCACACTGGCCACTGTCAACCAGAATATTGTCTCCACCTATGTCAAGCAAGAGGAGGGGAGCggggccagccccagcccccagcagacaCCTCTGGCTGTCCTCTCACCTGCTGCCTTCGTCCAGAGCATCATCCGGAAGGTGAAGTCAGAGATTGGTGATGCTGGCTCCTACTTTGACCAGCACTGGGCATCCGAGCGGAGCCTGCTCAGCCGACCCTACACTTCTGTCTCACCAtcgctctcctcctcctcctcgagCTACTCCAGCATGGCCAATGGTCGGGGATGGCCACGGGGAGAGCCTGGTGAGAGTGGTACCAACGAGGATGAGCTGCCACCAGCAGATGATGAGCCCCACCGGCTGTCGGAGATGAagacagagggagctggcatgGAACCAGCGGCTGGTGGTCGTCTCTCCTACTACCCTGCCTATGTGCCACGGACCCTGAAGCCCACCGTGCCACCACTCACACCAGAGCAGTATGAGATGTACATGTACAGGGAGGTGGACACTTTGGAGCTGACTCGGCAGGTCAAGGAGAAGTTGGCCAAGAATGGCATCTGCCAGAGGATCTTTGGAGAGAAG GTGCTGGGGCTGTCCCAGGGCAGCGTGAGTGACATGCTATCGCGACCCAAGCCATGGAGCAAGCTGACACAGAAGGGTCGGGAGCCCTTCATCCGCATGCAGCTCTGGTTGACTGACCAGCTGGGCCAGGGCATCAGCCAGCAGCCGACAGCCTCACAGG CCAGCCCGGCGGAGCCCCAGCCATCCCCCTCGCCGCCCCCCAGCCCCACTGAGCACGAGAAGGGTTGCCAGGAGCCACTCACCCTGGCCTTGGAGAGCAGCAAAGAAAACCAGCAGCCTGAGAGCCGGTCAACACCTGTCCTGGGTGGGAAGACATACTCCAACAACCAGGGACCCATGGGCATCCAGGAGATTGTTGCCATGTCTCCTGAGCTGGACACCTACTCCATCACCAAGAAGGTCAAGGAGGTCTTGACGGACAACAATTTAG gccagCGGCTGTTTGGGGAGAGCATCCTGGGCCTGACACAGGGCTCGGTGTCCGATCTCCTCTCCAGGCCCAAGCCGTGGCACAAGCTGAGCCTGAAGGGGAGGGAGCCCTTCGTCCGCATGCAGCTCTGGCTCAATGACCCGCACAATGTGGAGAAGCTGCGTGACATgaagaagctggagaagaaag cctacCTGAAACGCCGCTACGGGCTGATGAACGCTGGCTCAGACAGTGAGTCCCCCAGTGCCCGCTCCGagtgtgccagccccagcctgcagccgcaggacctcagcctcctccagatcaAGAAGCCACGGGTGGTGCTAGCCCCAGAGGAGAAGGAAGCCCTGAAGAAAGCCTACCAGCTAGAGCCCTACCCCTCCCAGCAGACCATCGAGCTGCTCTCCTTCCAGCTCAACCTCAAGACCAACACTGTCATCAACTGGTTCCACAACTACAG GTCACGGATGCGCCGGGAGATGCTGGTGGAGGGTTCTCAGGACAACGACACAGACCCAGAGCAGAGTGGTGGGGTCGCCACTGCTGGGCGCCGGCCCCCCAACAGCCCTGATTCAGATGCTGAGGACCGTAAACCCGTCTTTGGGGGGAGCGAGCACCcctgctccaccaccacccccatgaaggtgaaggaggagcaggggcaAGCTGGCGGCTGGGGCCACCGACGGGACTcacacagcccagctggggcagctgaggggacaGGACCTCCCCAGGAGGAGCATGGGTCTGCTCCCCATGCCACCTCCCCCAGTGCTGGTAGCCTCCCGCGGCGAGGAGGCCGTGCTGGTGCTGCCACCGGAGCAACCGCACCCCCCCACACGCACCCTGACAGCTCCCAGTCCTCATCAGGATCATCCCGTTGCAGCTTGGAGGTTTCCCCAACGTCACCCTCGGCCGCATCCTCGCCTGGCCTCACCGGCTCAGCCTCACCGGGGCCATCCTCTGCTGGGCCAGTttcaccagcactgccaccagctCCCGGCCCCCGGCTCAACACCAGCGTCCAGCGGCGCCACGAGAAGATGGCCAACCTCAACAACATCATCCATCGCTTGGAGCGGGCTGCCAACCGCGAGGAAGCCCTCGAATGGGAGTTCTGA